The Saccharomyces mikatae IFO 1815 strain IFO1815 genome assembly, chromosome: 2 sequence ATTAGTAAACGATTTTGATATGTTGAAATCTTGATAAGAACCTCTAACTAATTTTAATAGCAGGGAAATATTGATTATAGAATTGACCTTTGAGTGCTTCAGTAGGAACCTGTTCATTGTCGGAGTCTCGTCTTCTTTGACATATTCCGTTATGTCTACTTCTACTGTCCCTAACAGAAGTTTACCCGTTATCTTCTGAGAATATGAATTATTTCCAGTAGCAGTTAGTGCAGTGGCATTAGCATGAGtggttttctttactttgcCATTAGTACTTGAGCTAGGAGTTAATGTTGAATTAGCATCCgcaaactcaaaaaaaacgTCCAAAACTAAGgccttcttcaaaaacCTGCCATTTTTATCCAAATGAAGTTTGACTAAAATTGGTTTGTCTAGCGAATAATTCCATTGTGCTCTATGGTGCTGCACATGTACGTGTTTTGTTGTACCTCTACTTTGAGTGGAAGCAGATTGATGTTCGCCATCTAGAGCTATTTTATGTCCCGAAGTACCTGTTCCGTCCTTCAGACGCCATTTTGTATAGCAATAACCCGAAGATTGAGGAATATTAACTAGTTCTTTGATTTGCAAGTCTAATAGGAACTTGGGTCTCTTTGCCTTGCTATTATGATTAAACGGCATCTTAATGCTCgcaaaacaaaatcaaaggTTTTTACCTTTAGTAATATTAATTAAATCTTATTTCAACAGTCTCAGCACAATAGGAAGAAGACCGTTCCTCAACGCATGTATGCTCTTTGTCATTAGCTTGGCCATCTTTAAATTGCAAAGGGGGGGGACCCTGAGAAAACTTCTaccgaaaaaaaataaaggaaacGAAAGATATGTCCGCGCGCTTTACCCGGAGATAATTACTTATTTAGCCGCCGAGATTATTATGTATAAAAACGCAAGGGCTCTTGAGGGTGGCAAATCAAATATCTCCTTATTTAGCCCTTATCCTGCTTAACAAAATGTGAgccaaaaatgaagaataacCGGTTTGCTGAGTCTCTTCTTTGTTACAAGCAGTAAATATGCTAGAGAGATATGGGAAGGCATCTCGtataaaaaacaaaatgtCTGACAGAGAATTgacttattttttataatatgGACAATATATCGATGAAGCATACAATTCATGGGTTTCTGTGGATCTAAGTGCTATTTGGTTTACATCACGGCTAATATTACGTAGTCTTTACGGCGGTTGGGCCTAAGAGAAGCGATGATGATTCGAAAATTCAAGTCTCAGATTTTTACAGGTTTcaatttgttttcttatttgcaATTCCTTAAGAAAATCTGGGATTTTTGTGTTAAatatgttgaaaaaatgaaagtctttcaaaataaataCTCAAAAACCGTGACAAAAAtttaaaatgaaaacatgATGTATTCAGAAATGTTTTTTTGAATACgtaaaaaaagttttaCACAGTTATATTCTAAACATTTCGAAAGGGTTACTGATTTATTCAAGAATTAATAGTATTCTTACCTCGTTCGACTATCGCATAATAAAGATATCACGTGTGGAGAGAGGGTCTCAGCCACATTGCATTATTTTCGAAACCGCGTAGTCGGAAACGACATTCCCCCGTACCAAAACAAACGAAAGGACGTGAAAGttaaaatgaataacaCGGTAATAAAAATCTagcagaaaagaaaaggaaaaggaaaaagaatcCAAATCTGTGCGATTCCTTCAAGAAATCTTCCAATTTACATCCGAAAACTGGGTGCGCAGATTAAGAGCAAACACTCGTCTCATTAAGGCAGTTTTACTGTTTTCTGTATATAGAAACAATAGTTCCACTAGTAATTTCATCAAGTCCTAACTCAACGTGACTGGAAGATATtgcaataaaaaataaaaaatgaattccaacaaaaataacTTAGGCAGGGAAACCGGTTCTTTTCCTCTGTACATTGCAGTGAATGAATACTCTAAACGAATGGAGGACGAGCTCAATATGAGACCAGGTGACAAAATTGAAGTCATTACAGATGATGGTGAGTACAATGACGGTTGGTATTATGGGCGCAATTTGAGgaccaaagaagaaggtttATATCCAGCAGTATTCACTAAAAAGATAACTTTGGACAAATCAGAAAGTCTGCGTAAGATACGAACTAAAGAGAATAGCAACTCAGGTGTCAATTATGGAACTCTAAGTAATAATACGAGTAAAATAGGGACCATTTCCTCGCAgcaacaagaaaacagaTACACGTCTTTGAAGAGTACAATGAGCGATATAGATAAAGCTTTAGAAGAGTTAAGAAATGATTCAGTCGAACAAGACATGTCGAAATCTGCCACAAAAGTTCCTCAACTAAGTGCTTTTGAGATgcaagatgaagaaacttTAATTCAAGATAAATCTCAAAACGAGGGAAACACAACACGTGGGTCAGTATTTTCTAGTACAGCCGATTTAAACCTGAGTTCTGattcattaaaaaatacaagTATGTCAAAtatttcaacaaaatctTTAGAGCCAAGCTCAGAATCCGTTAATCCGTTAGATCCAAAAATGGCTAAAAACTGGAGTCCAGAAGAAGTCACTGACTATTTTGTCGTGGTTGGATTTGACCAAAATACTTCCAATAAATTCAGGAAGCATAGGGTCTCTGGGAAGATACTACTGGAACTAAAATTGGaacatttgaaagaattagaAATAAATTCTTTCGGTACAAGATTTGagatattcaaagaaataggGAACATCAAGTCTGCGATTGATTCGTTGTCAAATGGGTCTCCCAGCGACtacatttcttttgctttttcaaatcaaacATCTCAACTAATGCCTGCAGCCACTGTATGTAAAGACGAAAATCAACAACCAATTTCCTCCAACCGTGATACTACAAACAGCAAGTTAAGAGGGACGAACTGTGATAGAAAGCCCTCTTCAGGCGCCACAGAACTTCAGAGACCGAGCTCAGTTGTTGTTAATCCAAATTTCAAACTTCAGGACTCGGCTGAACAAGTCTTGGATATGACAGAAATACCTAGCTTGTTCGTTGAcaaagatatttttgaatcaCCAGGAAGAGCTCCAAAACCACCATCATATCCAAGTCCCGTTCAACCACCACAATCACCTTCTTTTAACAACAAACATACAAATAATACTGCTAGATTTCCACCGCAACCGACAAATCTaatcaagaacaagaattcAGGCGTGTATTTAAATGGGTTAACCACCAACTCTTCGACATCTTCCGATAATTCAACGGGAAAATTCAAGTTCCCTCCTATGAATGGTCTTGATTCAAACTCTAGGAAAACAACGTTGACATCTGCCACTTTACCATCCATTAATACAGTTAATACAGACGAGTCTCTTCCAGCAATTTCGAATATATCATCAAATGCTACCTCCCACCATCCGAACAGAAACTCAGTTGTCTACAATG is a genomic window containing:
- the BOI1 gene encoding Boi1p (similar to Saccharomyces cerevisiae BOI1 (YBL085W) and BOI2 (YER114C); ancestral locus Anc_7.413), whose amino-acid sequence is MNSNKNNLGRETGSFPLYIAVNEYSKRMEDELNMRPGDKIEVITDDGEYNDGWYYGRNLRTKEEGLYPAVFTKKITLDKSESLRKIRTKENSNSGVNYGTLSNNTSKIGTISSQQQENRYTSLKSTMSDIDKALEELRNDSVEQDMSKSATKVPQLSAFEMQDEETLIQDKSQNEGNTTRGSVFSSTADLNLSSDSLKNTSMSNISTKSLEPSSESVNPLDPKMAKNWSPEEVTDYFVVVGFDQNTSNKFRKHRVSGKILLELKLEHLKELEINSFGTRFEIFKEIGNIKSAIDSLSNGSPSDYISFAFSNQTSQLMPAATVCKDENQQPISSNRDTTNSKLRGTNCDRKPSSGATELQRPSSVVVNPNFKLQDSAEQVLDMTEIPSLFVDKDIFESPGRAPKPPSYPSPVQPPQSPSFNNKHTNNTARFPPQPTNLIKNKNSGVYLNGLTTNSSTSSDNSTGKFKFPPMNGLDSNSRKTTLTSATLPSINTVNTDESLPAISNISSNATSHHPNRNSVVYNGHKRTESGSSFVDLFNRISMLSPVKSNFDEEETKQPVKSNRSVLDSAHKKSSYGHSRDASLSEIKKHRRNSSILSFFSSKSQSNPTSPSKQTFTIDPSKMSSHSRSQSNSYSHARSQSYSHSRKHSLVTSPLKTSLSPINSKSNIALVPSDTHNSNNSNKEEIPQPREGKHKHKYKHKSKHKHNSGSKDSPSEEKSRKKIFSGTKDSSSGNKDSKRSPSELTQKSVKSILPRSNAKKQQTSAFTEGIRSITAKESMQNADCSGWMSKKGSGTMGTWKQRFFTLHGTRLSYFTSTNDEKERGLIDITAHRVLPASDDDRLISLYAASLGKGKYCFKLVPPQPGCKKGLTFTEPRVHYFAVENKSEMKAWLSAIIKATIDIDTSVPVISSYATPTISLSKAQTLLEEARIQTQLRDAEEEEERDQFEWDEPQNKRNSKYPIEEKQFVNSNDYLESEAFEYPGGRL